The Nocardioides sp. S-1144 genome includes a region encoding these proteins:
- a CDS encoding NUDIX hydrolase, which yields MTAEQGGGHPGLPGWLRPVERAAQEITVHDLTRFQVPEETDGLRRSAVLMLFGEGEHGPDLLLTERAHHMRSHPGQVSFPGGGVDPGETPAQAAVREGEEEVGLDPSGVEVFGVLPELWVPPSNHAVVPVLAWWREPSPVWVRSADEVHAVYRVPLHELRDPTHRITVTGPRGWRSPGFLIGDDHDVILWGFTGGIIARLLEYVGWIDDLPDAPERDLPDYMFGGARPATMDPGQQPVPNTEFEERRRG from the coding sequence GTGACCGCTGAGCAGGGCGGCGGGCACCCCGGCCTGCCCGGGTGGCTGCGTCCGGTCGAGCGGGCCGCGCAGGAGATCACCGTCCATGACCTGACCCGCTTCCAGGTCCCCGAGGAGACCGACGGGCTGCGCCGCTCGGCGGTGCTGATGCTCTTCGGCGAGGGCGAGCACGGCCCCGACCTGCTGCTCACCGAGCGCGCCCACCACATGCGCTCCCACCCCGGCCAGGTGTCGTTCCCCGGCGGCGGCGTCGACCCCGGGGAGACGCCCGCGCAGGCGGCGGTGCGCGAGGGCGAGGAGGAGGTCGGCCTCGACCCCTCCGGGGTCGAGGTCTTCGGCGTGCTGCCCGAGCTCTGGGTGCCGCCGAGCAACCACGCCGTCGTCCCGGTGCTGGCCTGGTGGCGCGAGCCGAGCCCGGTCTGGGTGCGCTCCGCCGACGAGGTGCACGCCGTCTACCGGGTGCCGCTGCACGAGCTGCGCGACCCGACCCACCGGATCACCGTCACCGGCCCGCGCGGCTGGCGCTCGCCGGGCTTCCTCATCGGCGACGACCACGACGTGATCCTCTGGGGCTTCACCGGCGGGATCATCGCCCGGCTCCTCGAGTACGTCGGCTGGATCGACGACCTGCCCGACGCGCCGGAGAGGGATTTGCCCGATTACATGTTCGGCGGCGCTCGACCCGCGACCATGGACCCCGGGCAGCAACCGGTGCCCAACACCGAGTTCGAGGAGCGACGCCGAGGATGA
- a CDS encoding MarP family serine protease, whose translation MNLLDWLLVLLVLAYALSGYWQGFVTGAFATVGLLAGGLLGILLAPFILGDAEPSLTISLAALFIVIVCASLGQALMQFVGAKIRDQITWQPARAVDAIGGAALSALAVLLVAWALGVAVSGSKIGSLTPLVRESAVLRTVNSALPTSAPNALQAFNGVVGTSFFPRYMEPFADERIVEVGPGAERLLRDPDIAAAQDSVLKVRGNNDCGRGVEGTGFLYSDDRLMTNAHVVAGVDEPTVEIDGDQVDATVVYYNSQLDVAVLALDDLGRDPLAFVDGDAEETRWVTEAKDGVAILGYPQDGPYDVQRGRVRSEQNLRSPDIYGDGTVVREVYSLRGLIRPGNSGGPIVTTQGRVAGVVFAASVTDDDTGYALTWEQVQDAAGEGVSSSEPVSTGACA comes from the coding sequence ATGAACCTTCTCGACTGGCTGCTCGTGCTGCTCGTGCTCGCCTACGCCCTGTCCGGCTACTGGCAGGGCTTCGTCACCGGGGCGTTCGCGACCGTGGGGCTGCTGGCCGGCGGCCTGCTCGGCATCCTGCTCGCCCCCTTCATCCTCGGTGACGCCGAGCCGTCGCTGACGATCTCGCTGGCGGCGCTGTTCATCGTCATCGTCTGCGCCTCGCTCGGGCAGGCGCTGATGCAGTTCGTCGGCGCCAAGATCCGTGACCAGATCACCTGGCAGCCGGCCCGCGCGGTCGACGCCATCGGCGGCGCCGCGCTGAGCGCGCTCGCGGTGCTCCTCGTCGCCTGGGCGCTCGGCGTCGCGGTCTCCGGCTCCAAGATCGGCTCGCTGACCCCGCTCGTGCGGGAGTCGGCGGTGCTGCGCACGGTCAACTCGGCGCTGCCGACGTCGGCCCCGAACGCCCTGCAGGCCTTCAACGGCGTCGTCGGGACGTCGTTCTTCCCGCGCTACATGGAGCCGTTCGCCGACGAGCGGATCGTCGAGGTCGGCCCCGGCGCCGAGCGGCTGCTGCGCGACCCCGACATCGCGGCCGCGCAGGACAGCGTCCTGAAGGTCCGCGGCAACAACGACTGCGGCCGCGGCGTCGAGGGCACCGGCTTCCTCTACTCCGACGACCGGCTGATGACCAACGCCCACGTGGTCGCCGGCGTCGACGAGCCGACCGTGGAGATCGACGGCGACCAGGTCGACGCCACGGTCGTCTACTACAACTCCCAGCTCGACGTCGCCGTCCTCGCCCTCGACGACCTCGGTCGCGACCCGCTGGCCTTCGTCGACGGCGACGCGGAGGAGACGCGGTGGGTCACCGAGGCCAAGGACGGCGTCGCGATCCTCGGCTACCCGCAGGACGGCCCCTACGACGTCCAGCGCGGGCGGGTCCGCTCCGAGCAGAACCTGCGCTCGCCCGACATCTACGGCGACGGCACCGTGGTGCGCGAGGTCTACTCGCTGCGCGGCCTGATCCGGCCCGGCAACTCCGGCGGACCGATCGTCACGACCCAGGGCCGGGTGGCGGGCGTGGTCTTCGCCGCCTCGGTCACCGACGACGACACCGGCTACGCGCTCACCTGGGAGCAGGTGCAGGACGCCGCCGGCGAGGGCGTCTCGAGCTCGGAGCCGGTCTCCACCGGCGCCTGTGCCTGA
- a CDS encoding phage holin family protein, producing the protein MGPEKSAVDRPTDRTVGRVTDAGEEPTIGKLVTDASRDISTLISKEIQLAKSELKVSIKFGVAGVAFFAVAGFLLLLAVIMLSVAFAYLIHWNGSGLSLHWAFLIVTLAYVLIAALFGFLGIKKVKKVGPPEKAIGQGKQIPNALKGKS; encoded by the coding sequence ATGGGTCCCGAGAAGAGCGCCGTCGACCGCCCCACCGACCGGACCGTCGGCCGGGTGACCGACGCCGGCGAGGAGCCGACGATCGGCAAGCTGGTCACCGACGCCAGCCGCGACATCTCCACGCTGATCAGCAAGGAGATCCAGCTGGCGAAGTCGGAGCTGAAGGTCAGCATCAAGTTCGGGGTCGCCGGCGTCGCGTTCTTCGCCGTCGCGGGCTTCCTGCTGCTGCTCGCCGTCATCATGCTCTCGGTGGCCTTCGCCTACCTGATCCACTGGAACGGCAGCGGCCTCTCCCTGCACTGGGCCTTCCTCATCGTGACGCTGGCCTACGTGCTGATCGCCGCGCTGTTCGGCTTCCTCGGCATCAAGAAGGTCAAGAAGGTCGGCCCGCCCGAGAAGGCGATCGGCCAGGGCAAGCAGATCCCGAACGCCCTCAAGGGCAAGAGCTAG
- the acs gene encoding acetate--CoA ligase, translating to MRPSVTSGTRTPSPGAVVSTEVPESGTLSNLSKEERRFEPPAGLAEHANLKAEAYERAASDVEAFWAEQAERLSWETTWDRVLDWDDPPFAKWFVGGRLNASYNCVDRHVEQGRGDKVAIHFVGEPVDGRPENQRAITYAQLKDEVSQAANALTDLGVVAGDRVAIYLPMIPEAVVAMLACARIGAPHTVVFGGFSSDALASRLEDCQAKVVVTADGGYRRGAASALKPAVDEAVVKAAGLGHEVSAVLVVRRTGQDLGESGWNDGLDVWWHDAVGGASTEHTPEAFDSEHPLYVMYTSGTTGKPKGILHTTGGYLTGTAYTHWAVFDLKDDDVYWCTADVGWVTGHSYIVYGPLANGVTQVLYEGTPDSPERGRWWDIIEQHGVTLFYTAPTAIRSFMKQGREIPDQRDLSSLRLLGSVGESINPEAYMWYREVIGGDRCPIVDTWWQTETGAMMISPLPGVTAGKPGSAMTALPGVAADVVDENGDSVPNGSGGYLVVKGPWPSMLRTIWGDDERYRDTYWSRFAEQGYYFAGDGAKKDEDGDIWLLGRVDDVMNVSGHRLSTTEIESALVSHPKVAEAAVVGAKDEDTGQAVCAFVILRDSAGDGGDDIVSELRKHVRKEIGPIATPRQIMVVPELPKTRSGKIMRRLLRDVAEHREVGDVTTLADSSVMDLISRGVDSGKGED from the coding sequence ATGCGTCCTAGTGTGACGAGTGGCACCCGCACCCCCAGTCCAGGAGCAGTCGTGAGCACTGAAGTCCCCGAGAGCGGAACCCTGTCGAACCTCAGCAAGGAGGAGCGCCGCTTCGAGCCGCCCGCCGGGCTGGCCGAGCACGCCAACCTCAAGGCGGAGGCCTACGAGCGGGCCGCCTCCGACGTCGAGGCGTTCTGGGCCGAGCAGGCCGAGCGACTCTCGTGGGAGACGACGTGGGACCGCGTCCTGGACTGGGACGACCCGCCGTTCGCCAAGTGGTTCGTGGGCGGCCGCCTGAACGCCTCGTACAACTGCGTCGACCGGCACGTCGAGCAGGGCCGTGGCGACAAGGTGGCGATCCACTTCGTCGGCGAGCCCGTCGACGGCCGGCCCGAGAACCAGCGCGCCATCACCTACGCCCAGCTCAAGGACGAGGTCTCGCAGGCGGCGAACGCGCTGACCGACCTCGGTGTCGTGGCCGGCGACCGGGTCGCGATCTACCTGCCGATGATCCCCGAGGCCGTCGTCGCGATGCTGGCCTGCGCCCGGATCGGCGCCCCGCACACCGTGGTCTTCGGCGGCTTCTCCTCCGACGCGCTCGCCTCGCGGCTCGAGGACTGCCAGGCCAAGGTCGTCGTCACCGCCGACGGCGGCTACCGGCGCGGGGCGGCGTCGGCGCTGAAGCCGGCCGTCGACGAGGCCGTCGTCAAGGCCGCCGGGCTCGGGCACGAGGTCAGCGCGGTGCTCGTCGTCCGGCGCACCGGGCAGGACCTCGGCGAGTCCGGCTGGAACGACGGCCTCGACGTCTGGTGGCACGACGCCGTCGGCGGCGCGTCGACCGAGCACACCCCCGAGGCCTTCGACTCCGAGCACCCGCTCTACGTCATGTACACCTCCGGCACCACCGGCAAGCCCAAGGGCATCCTGCACACGACCGGCGGCTACCTGACCGGCACCGCGTACACGCACTGGGCGGTCTTCGACCTCAAGGACGACGACGTCTACTGGTGCACCGCCGACGTCGGCTGGGTCACCGGGCACTCCTACATCGTCTACGGCCCGCTCGCCAACGGCGTCACCCAGGTGCTCTACGAGGGCACCCCCGACAGCCCCGAGCGCGGCCGCTGGTGGGACATCATCGAGCAGCACGGGGTGACGCTCTTCTACACCGCGCCCACCGCGATCCGCTCGTTCATGAAGCAGGGCCGCGAGATCCCCGACCAGCGCGACCTGTCCTCGCTGCGGCTGCTCGGCTCGGTCGGTGAGTCGATCAACCCCGAGGCCTACATGTGGTACCGCGAGGTCATCGGCGGCGACCGCTGCCCGATCGTCGACACCTGGTGGCAGACCGAGACCGGCGCCATGATGATCAGCCCGCTGCCCGGCGTCACCGCGGGCAAGCCGGGCTCGGCGATGACCGCGCTGCCCGGCGTCGCGGCCGACGTCGTCGACGAGAACGGCGACTCGGTGCCCAACGGCTCCGGCGGCTACCTGGTCGTCAAGGGCCCGTGGCCCTCGATGCTGCGCACGATCTGGGGCGACGACGAGCGCTACCGGGACACCTACTGGTCGCGGTTCGCCGAGCAGGGCTACTACTTCGCCGGCGACGGCGCCAAGAAGGACGAGGACGGCGACATCTGGCTGCTCGGCCGGGTCGACGACGTCATGAACGTCTCCGGGCACCGGCTCTCGACCACCGAGATCGAGTCGGCCCTGGTGTCGCACCCCAAGGTCGCCGAGGCGGCCGTGGTCGGCGCCAAGGACGAGGACACCGGCCAGGCGGTCTGCGCCTTCGTGATCCTGCGCGACAGCGCCGGCGACGGCGGCGACGACATCGTCTCCGAGCTGCGCAAGCACGTGCGCAAGGAGATCGGCCCGATCGCCACGCCGCGCCAGATCATGGTGGTCCCCGAGCTGCCGAAGACCCGCTCCGGCAAGATCATGCGGCGCCTGCTGCGCGACGTCGCCGAGCACCGCGAGGTCGGCGACGTCACCACGCTGGCCGACTCCTCGGTCATGGACCTGATCTCGAGGGGCGTCGACTCCGGCAAGGGCGAGGACTGA
- a CDS encoding solute symporter family protein, translated as MDHQVLTTVLFLAVVALTIGITIRASRSSSGTSDFYAGGRSFSPVQNGLAIGGDYMSAASFLGISGIIALSGYDGFLYSIGFLVAWLVALLLVAEMLRNSGRFTMADQLAFRMKQKPVRLAAATSTVVVSIFYLLAQMVGAGSLVALLLGVDDQVVKNIVIFGVGALMIFYVTVGGMKGTTWVQIVKAVLLMTGSALIVVLVLAQFDFNLSSLLGAAADNSGKGQAFLEPGLKYGATLTSKLDFVSLGIALVLGTAGLPHILIRFYTVPTAKDARKSVLWAIGLIGVFYLFTLVLGFGAAALLDTSTLDKSGNLAAPRLAEEVGGGAGSTGGAILLALIAAVAFATILAVVAGLTLTSSASVAHDVYNNVIKKGQATEQEEIKVTRFAAAGIGLVAILLAIPAQSLNIAFLVALAFAVAASANLPTIVFNMFWRRFNTRGALWSIYGGLISAVGLVIFSPVMSGKGVDADGKNLSLLPTSIDISWFPLENPGIVSIPLGFLFGIIGTLSKREPAAEDRYTELEVRALTGSGSEKATSH; from the coding sequence ATGGACCACCAGGTGCTCACCACCGTCCTGTTCCTCGCCGTCGTCGCGCTGACGATCGGCATCACGATCCGCGCCAGCCGGTCCTCGTCGGGCACGTCCGACTTCTACGCCGGCGGCCGCTCCTTCTCCCCGGTCCAGAACGGCCTGGCCATCGGCGGCGACTACATGTCGGCGGCGTCGTTCCTCGGCATCTCCGGGATCATCGCGCTGTCGGGCTACGACGGCTTCCTGTACTCCATCGGGTTCCTGGTCGCCTGGCTGGTGGCCCTGCTGCTCGTCGCGGAGATGCTGCGCAACTCGGGCCGCTTCACGATGGCCGACCAGCTGGCCTTCCGCATGAAGCAGAAGCCGGTCCGCCTGGCGGCCGCGACGTCGACCGTGGTCGTCTCGATCTTCTACCTGCTCGCCCAGATGGTCGGCGCCGGCTCGCTCGTCGCGCTGCTGCTCGGCGTCGACGACCAGGTCGTCAAGAACATCGTCATCTTCGGCGTCGGCGCCCTGATGATCTTCTACGTCACGGTCGGCGGCATGAAGGGCACCACCTGGGTGCAGATCGTCAAGGCCGTCCTGCTCATGACGGGGTCGGCGCTGATCGTCGTCCTGGTGCTGGCGCAGTTCGACTTCAACCTCTCCAGCCTGCTCGGCGCCGCCGCCGACAACAGCGGCAAGGGCCAGGCCTTCCTCGAGCCGGGCCTCAAGTACGGCGCGACGCTGACCAGCAAGCTCGACTTCGTCAGCCTCGGCATCGCGCTCGTGCTCGGCACGGCCGGCCTGCCGCACATCCTGATCCGCTTCTACACCGTCCCGACGGCCAAGGACGCCCGCAAGTCGGTGCTGTGGGCGATCGGCCTGATCGGCGTCTTCTACCTCTTCACGCTGGTCCTCGGCTTCGGTGCCGCCGCGCTGCTCGACACCTCGACGCTCGACAAGTCCGGCAACCTCGCCGCGCCCCGGCTCGCCGAGGAGGTCGGCGGTGGGGCCGGCTCCACCGGCGGTGCGATCCTGCTCGCCCTCATCGCCGCCGTCGCCTTCGCCACGATCCTCGCGGTGGTGGCCGGGCTGACGCTGACCTCGTCGGCCTCGGTGGCCCACGACGTCTACAACAACGTCATCAAGAAGGGCCAGGCCACCGAGCAGGAGGAGATCAAGGTGACGCGGTTCGCCGCCGCGGGCATCGGCCTGGTCGCCATCCTGCTCGCGATCCCGGCGCAGAGCCTCAACATCGCCTTCCTGGTGGCGCTCGCGTTCGCGGTGGCCGCCTCGGCGAACCTGCCGACGATCGTGTTCAACATGTTCTGGCGGCGCTTCAACACCCGCGGCGCGCTGTGGAGCATCTACGGCGGCCTGATCTCGGCCGTCGGCCTGGTGATCTTCTCCCCGGTGATGTCCGGCAAGGGTGTCGACGCCGACGGCAAGAACCTGTCGCTGCTGCCGACCAGCATCGACATCTCCTGGTTCCCCCTGGAGAACCCGGGCATCGTCTCGATCCCGCTCGGCTTCCTGTTCGGCATCATCGGCACCCTGTCGAAGCGCGAGCCGGCCGCCGAGGACCGCTACACCGAGCTCGAGGTCCGCGCCCTGACCGGCTCCGGCTCGGAGAAGGCCACCTCGCACTGA
- a CDS encoding DUF485 domain-containing protein: MALEKDPSHDVAARHDPVYDSMAESADFIELRRRYRSFVLPATAVFLAWFLLYVVMSNWAGDFMSQKIVGNINVALVFGLLQFLTTFLIAYAYSRYSTARLDPLAESLNSVYEGGKR, translated from the coding sequence ATGGCACTTGAGAAGGATCCGTCCCACGACGTGGCCGCACGCCACGATCCCGTCTACGACTCGATGGCGGAGTCGGCCGACTTCATCGAGCTCCGCCGCCGCTACCGCAGCTTCGTGCTGCCGGCCACGGCGGTGTTCCTGGCCTGGTTCCTGCTCTACGTCGTCATGTCCAACTGGGCCGGTGACTTCATGAGCCAGAAGATCGTCGGCAACATCAACGTCGCCCTGGTCTTCGGGCTGCTGCAGTTCCTGACGACGTTCCTCATCGCCTACGCCTACAGCCGCTACTCGACCGCGCGGCTCGACCCGCTCGCCGAGAGCCTCAACTCCGTCTACGAGGGGGGCAAGCGCTGA
- a CDS encoding MFS transporter → MTTTAPDPTTNATPAPSGRSGRHWITDWRPEDAEFWENGGRRVARRNLVWSIFAEHLGFSVWLIWSVSSAFLVAQGFAFDAQQLFLLVALPNLVGSLLRLPYTFAVPRFGGRNWTMVSAALLLVPTLLFAHVVQQPGTPYWVFCVIAATAGFGGGNFASSMANINFFYPAAQKGAALGLNAAGGNLGVSLVQLLLPVVVGGAGIFGLVRARESGIDLQYAAYAYAALAVVAVVAAALRMDNLSSAVSSPREQLRVVRNRQTWVMSLLYVGTFGSFIGYSAAMPLLIKINFWVPDPAPLGTGVFFAYYAFLGAGVGSLTRPLGGWLADRFGGARVTLAAFGGMVVFTLLVLWTLTRLTPNPSADPAVALDNRSWFPWFLAFFLCVFASSGIGNGSTYKMIPAIFRTEAERATTPHTEERAAAVHEATRQSSAAIGIIGAVGAIGGFLIPLAFAAPWVEDPLAATRGAFVVFTCFYLVCAAVTYAVYLRRSSAATSLASAGI, encoded by the coding sequence ATGACGACGACCGCCCCGGACCCCACGACGAACGCGACGCCGGCGCCGTCCGGCCGATCCGGCCGGCACTGGATCACCGATTGGCGCCCCGAGGACGCGGAGTTCTGGGAGAACGGCGGGCGCCGGGTCGCCCGGCGCAACCTGGTCTGGTCGATCTTCGCCGAGCACCTCGGCTTCTCGGTGTGGCTCATCTGGAGCGTGAGCTCGGCCTTCCTCGTGGCGCAGGGCTTCGCCTTCGACGCCCAGCAGCTCTTCCTGCTCGTCGCGCTGCCCAACCTCGTGGGCTCGCTGCTGCGGCTGCCCTACACCTTCGCCGTGCCCCGGTTCGGCGGGCGGAACTGGACGATGGTCAGCGCCGCGCTCCTGCTCGTGCCCACCCTGCTGTTCGCCCACGTCGTGCAGCAGCCCGGGACGCCGTACTGGGTCTTCTGCGTCATCGCCGCCACCGCCGGCTTCGGCGGCGGCAACTTCGCCTCGTCGATGGCCAACATCAACTTCTTCTACCCGGCCGCCCAGAAGGGCGCCGCGCTCGGGCTCAACGCCGCCGGCGGCAACCTCGGGGTCTCGCTGGTCCAGCTGCTGCTGCCGGTGGTCGTCGGCGGCGCGGGGATCTTCGGGCTGGTCCGGGCCCGCGAGTCGGGCATCGACCTGCAGTACGCCGCCTACGCCTACGCCGCGCTCGCCGTGGTCGCGGTCGTCGCGGCCGCGCTGCGGATGGACAACCTGAGCAGCGCGGTCTCCAGCCCGCGCGAGCAGCTGCGGGTGGTCCGGAACCGGCAGACGTGGGTGATGTCGCTGCTCTACGTCGGCACCTTCGGCTCGTTCATCGGCTACTCCGCCGCGATGCCCCTCCTGATCAAGATCAACTTCTGGGTGCCCGACCCGGCGCCGCTCGGCACCGGCGTCTTCTTCGCCTACTACGCCTTCCTCGGCGCCGGCGTCGGCTCGCTGACCCGGCCGCTGGGCGGCTGGCTGGCCGACCGGTTCGGCGGCGCCCGGGTGACCCTGGCGGCGTTCGGCGGGATGGTCGTCTTCACCCTCCTCGTGCTGTGGACCCTCACGCGGCTGACGCCGAACCCGTCCGCCGACCCCGCGGTCGCCCTGGACAACCGGTCCTGGTTCCCGTGGTTCCTGGCCTTCTTCCTCTGCGTCTTCGCCAGCAGCGGGATCGGCAACGGCTCGACGTACAAGATGATCCCGGCGATCTTCCGCACCGAGGCCGAGCGCGCCACCACCCCGCACACCGAGGAGCGCGCCGCCGCCGTCCACGAGGCGACCCGGCAGTCCTCGGCGGCCATCGGGATCATCGGCGCGGTCGGCGCGATCGGCGGGTTCCTGATCCCGCTGGCCTTCGCCGCGCCGTGGGTGGAGGACCCGCTGGCCGCGACCAGGGGCGCCTTCGTGGTCTTCACCTGCTTCTACCTCGTCTGCGCCGCCGTCACCTACGCCGTCTACCTGCGCCGCTCGTCGGCGGCCACCAGCCTGGCCTCGGCGGGGATCTGA
- a CDS encoding molybdopterin oxidoreductase family protein — MTHTHCPYCSLQCGMTLTGRRTLEVQAWPEFPVNEGGLCRKGWTAAGLRGHRERLTTPLVRDRSTGELVAASWDTALDVVASGVRDLQAAHGPDAVAVFGGGGLTNEKAYLLGKLARVALGTSQIDYNGRWCMSSAASASNQAFGLDRGLPFPLADLEQTDVCVLVGSNLAETMPPAARHLDRLRERGGTVVVVDPRRTATADRADLVLQPVPGTDLPLALGVLHLLDAAGAVDEDYVAARTTGFDDVRRSVASWWPERVERVSGVAAEQLRALATLLAGAGTVTVLTARGAEQHTQGTATVQAWINVALALGMCGKPHAGYGCLTGQGNGQGGREHGQKADQLPGYRMIDDPAAREHVAGVWGVPAASLPGRGRSAHELLDALGTDTGPRALLVHGSNIVVSAPNATHVTERLAALDLLVVADIVLSETAAMADVVLPVTQWAEESGTMTNLEGRVVLRQQAVPPPAGVRSDLEVIAALASRLGSTAAFPSDPEEVFAELARASAGGRADYAGITYDRIRAEHGVFWPCPTPEHPGTPRLFADAFATADGRARFVAVEHVGAAEQPDDAYPLHLTTGRVLAQYQSGAQTRRVRALPDDGVFVELHPMLAARVGARDGEAVVVTTRRGELRAPARVVATIRPDTVFVPFHWVGANRLTNDALDPTSGMPEFKVCAAAVRT, encoded by the coding sequence GTGACGCACACCCACTGCCCCTACTGCAGCCTCCAGTGCGGGATGACCCTGACCGGTCGCCGCACCCTGGAGGTGCAGGCGTGGCCGGAGTTCCCCGTCAACGAGGGCGGGCTGTGTCGCAAGGGCTGGACGGCGGCCGGCCTGCGCGGGCACCGCGAGCGGCTGACCACCCCGCTGGTGCGCGACCGGTCCACCGGCGAGCTGGTCGCCGCCTCCTGGGACACCGCCCTCGACGTCGTCGCCTCCGGGGTGCGTGACCTCCAGGCCGCGCACGGCCCCGACGCCGTGGCCGTCTTCGGCGGTGGCGGGCTGACCAACGAGAAGGCCTACCTGCTCGGCAAGCTCGCGCGGGTCGCGCTCGGCACCTCGCAGATCGACTACAACGGCCGCTGGTGCATGAGCTCGGCGGCGTCGGCCTCCAACCAGGCCTTCGGCCTCGACCGCGGGCTGCCGTTCCCGCTCGCCGACCTCGAGCAGACCGACGTGTGCGTGCTGGTCGGCTCCAACCTCGCCGAGACGATGCCGCCGGCGGCGCGGCACCTCGACCGGCTCCGCGAGCGCGGCGGCACCGTCGTGGTGGTCGACCCGCGCCGCACGGCCACCGCCGACCGCGCCGACCTCGTGCTCCAGCCCGTGCCGGGCACCGACCTGCCGCTCGCGCTCGGCGTCCTGCACCTGCTCGACGCCGCGGGCGCCGTCGACGAGGACTACGTCGCCGCCCGGACGACCGGCTTCGACGACGTCCGCCGCTCCGTCGCGTCGTGGTGGCCGGAACGCGTCGAGCGGGTCTCGGGGGTGGCGGCCGAGCAGCTGCGCGCCCTGGCCACGCTGCTGGCCGGCGCCGGGACCGTCACGGTGCTGACCGCGCGCGGCGCCGAGCAGCACACCCAGGGCACCGCGACCGTCCAGGCCTGGATCAACGTCGCCCTCGCCCTGGGCATGTGCGGCAAGCCGCACGCGGGCTACGGCTGCCTCACCGGCCAGGGCAACGGCCAGGGCGGGCGCGAGCACGGCCAGAAGGCCGACCAGCTGCCCGGCTACCGGATGATCGACGACCCCGCGGCGCGCGAGCACGTCGCCGGCGTGTGGGGCGTGCCGGCGGCGTCGCTGCCGGGCCGGGGCCGCTCGGCCCACGAGCTGCTCGACGCCCTCGGCACCGACACCGGTCCCCGGGCACTGCTCGTGCACGGCAGCAACATCGTCGTCTCCGCGCCGAACGCCACCCACGTGACCGAGCGGCTCGCCGCGCTCGACCTGCTCGTCGTCGCCGACATCGTGCTGTCGGAGACGGCGGCGATGGCCGACGTCGTCCTGCCGGTGACGCAGTGGGCCGAGGAGAGCGGCACGATGACCAACCTCGAGGGGCGCGTGGTCCTGCGCCAGCAGGCCGTCCCGCCGCCGGCCGGCGTGCGCAGCGACCTCGAGGTGATCGCCGCGCTGGCCTCCCGGCTCGGCTCGACGGCGGCCTTCCCGAGCGACCCGGAGGAGGTGTTCGCCGAGCTGGCCCGGGCCTCGGCCGGGGGCCGTGCCGACTACGCCGGCATCACCTACGACCGGATCCGCGCCGAGCACGGCGTCTTCTGGCCCTGCCCGACCCCCGAGCACCCCGGGACGCCGCGGCTGTTCGCCGACGCCTTCGCCACCGCCGACGGCCGGGCCCGGTTCGTCGCCGTCGAGCACGTCGGCGCCGCCGAGCAGCCGGACGACGCCTACCCGCTGCACCTCACCACCGGCCGGGTGCTGGCCCAGTACCAGTCCGGTGCCCAGACCCGGCGGGTCCGCGCGCTGCCCGACGACGGGGTCTTCGTCGAGCTGCACCCGATGCTGGCCGCCCGGGTCGGCGCCCGCGACGGCGAGGCGGTCGTCGTCACGACCCGCCGCGGCGAGCTGAGGGCGCCGGCGCGCGTCGTCGCCACGATCCGGCCCGACACCGTCTTCGTCCCCTTCCACTGGGTCGGCGCCAACCGGCTGACCAACGACGCGCTCGACCCGACCAGCGGGATGCCGGAGTTCAAGGTCTGCGCCGCGGCGGTGCGCACGTGA